In the Drosophila takahashii strain IR98-3 E-12201 chromosome 3R, DtakHiC1v2, whole genome shotgun sequence genome, one interval contains:
- the LOC138913670 gene encoding uncharacterized protein: MRETLSLEFFGKLPKFTSALVKCSFFSASEAEYTRGRHTFKEPSRGTRYFECAPLPQKRWSVFMDKERSMRRFRQLVYVLCSGRSCSQNSKFVGRNQEKSEKQTSLIGIGPPRGGSTLGKVHFKII; this comes from the exons atgaGAGAGACACTCTCTCTGGAATTTTTCGGCAAGCTACCGAAGTTCACTTCGGCTCTCGTCAAATGCTCGTTTTTTTCGGCCAGTGAAGCGGAGTACACACGCGGACGACACACGTTTAAAGAACCTTCTAGAGGAACTAGATATTTTGAGTGCGCTCCCCTTCCTCAAAA gcGCTGGAGTGTCTTCATGGACAAGGAGAGATCAATGAGGCGATTCCGCCAATTGGTTTACGTATTGTGTTCCGGGAGAAGCTGTTCGCAAAACTCgaaa TTTGTGGGACGTAATCAGGAAAAGAGCGAGAAACAAACATCGCTGATTGGTATCGGTCCACCTAGAGGAGGTAGCACGCTTGGCAaggtacattttaaaattatataa